The following nucleotide sequence is from Rhipicephalus microplus isolate Deutch F79 unplaced genomic scaffold, USDA_Rmic scaffold_16, whole genome shotgun sequence.
gactaCTGTCTTTAAAATGACACGTAGTTGAGCTTCGTGGCGTCATCCCAGTGGTTGTTCACGCTTACCCGTTCGTATTcggcgagccagtcttcaacatccTCCTCCTGTGTACCGCTCAAGATTGGTGAGTCGCGTTGACGCGATGGGCCAGGGCAGACCAATGTGGGCATCAGGACAGCAGGTTGTTGCTGCGCTTCATTTGGTACTTCACCTGGCATCGCAGAGGCAGGCTTGAGTTTTCGGCGGCGAAGCTCCAGGTTAtcgctacccagcacctccaccacttgttacGGAGGTTTAGTGAGGTACACAGCGACTGGGAGGatagcagcaacagcaggcaaAGCGTAGCCAGGGAGTGAACAGCCTAGTGAGCCAGGCGATGACAATGAGCTTCCGCATGTGTCTACCTTTCGCTCacagttcaatgaaataagtatCAAATACTGTCACAAAAGAAAGTcacttgaacaggctatcggtgaTAGATTGACGTTA
It contains:
- the LOC142784970 gene encoding uncharacterized protein LOC142784970 isoform X2 — protein: MPGEVPNEAQQQPAVLMPTLVCPGPSRQRDSPILSGTQEEDVEDWLAEYERKDQSLIVRADDMRDVLEAFNGCATELDNKRLSFTLN